The Gammaproteobacteria bacterium genome includes a region encoding these proteins:
- a CDS encoding AbrB/MazE/SpoVT family DNA-binding domain-containing protein: MRTAKIFMTGRSQAVRLPAEFRFDTDEVFIRRDAETGDVVLSRRAGDWNEFFAMADAAGIPDHFMADRQDEPPQEREALDALFADDKPPQP, from the coding sequence ATGCGAACCGCAAAGATCTTCATGACCGGCCGCAGCCAGGCCGTGCGCCTGCCGGCTGAATTTCGCTTTGATACCGATGAGGTCTTCATCCGCCGCGATGCCGAAACCGGCGACGTCGTGCTGTCGCGTCGCGCAGGCGACTGGAACGAATTCTTCGCCATGGCCGACGCCGCCGGCATTCCCGACCATTTCATGGCGGACCGCCAGGACGAACCGCCGCAGGAACGCGAAGCGCTCGACGCCCTGTTCGCCGATGACAAGCCGCCGCAGCCGTGA